A genomic segment from Desulfonatronum lacustre DSM 10312 encodes:
- the treZ gene encoding malto-oligosyltrehalose trehalohydrolase, whose translation MNLQRRFAIGAELQTAGGTHFCVWAPRSKKVEVVLEAGPGAPAAFQLQPRADGYFAGLVREAAEGTCYRFRLDDAGSFPDPASRFQPDGPHGASQVVDPSRFRWNDNGWQGVGIEGQVIYEMHIGTFTQEGTWQAARQELAELADCGITILEVMPVADFPGRFGWGYDGVGQFAPVRLYGEPDDFRSFVDAAHRVGLGVILDVVYNHVGPDGNYLKEFSTDYFTDRYENNWGEAINFDGEKANPVREFFLTNAAYWIEEYHVDGLRLDATQDMFDASAEHILTAIGKRVREAARGRKTIILAENEPQVAKLVRPVESGGYGLDALWNDDFHHSAMVAMTGRNEAYFTDYLGKPQEFISMVKYGYLYQGQRYKWQKQRRGTPGLGLPPIKFVNYIQNHDQIANAGRGERVQFLTSPGRLRAMTALMLLAPGTPMLFQGQEFAASSPFFYFADHHQPELARLVRDGRAKSLAEFRSLATSEMAPYLADPANPATFERCKLDFSERDRNRGVYDMHRDLLRLRREDPVFSAQTSGGVDGAVLADACLLLRFFGQGGSDRLLLVNFGTDLHLDPAPEPLLAPPEGMRWQILWSSEDPRYGGTGTPGFDSEDNWRIPGHAAAALRPTPTEQERHG comes from the coding sequence ATGAACCTTCAACGACGATTCGCGATCGGCGCCGAATTGCAGACGGCCGGGGGCACGCATTTTTGCGTCTGGGCGCCTCGCTCGAAGAAAGTGGAAGTGGTGCTGGAGGCGGGTCCCGGTGCCCCGGCGGCCTTTCAACTTCAGCCGCGAGCGGATGGTTACTTTGCGGGCCTTGTGAGGGAGGCCGCCGAGGGCACTTGCTATCGCTTCCGGCTCGATGACGCCGGCTCTTTTCCCGACCCGGCGTCGCGGTTTCAGCCGGACGGACCCCATGGAGCTTCCCAGGTTGTGGATCCTTCACGATTCAGGTGGAACGACAACGGCTGGCAGGGCGTCGGCATCGAAGGCCAGGTCATTTACGAGATGCACATCGGGACCTTCACGCAGGAAGGGACATGGCAGGCCGCCCGGCAAGAACTTGCGGAACTGGCCGACTGTGGAATCACCATCCTGGAAGTGATGCCCGTGGCTGATTTTCCGGGCCGCTTCGGATGGGGTTACGACGGAGTTGGGCAGTTTGCTCCGGTTCGGCTGTACGGCGAGCCGGACGATTTCCGCAGTTTCGTGGACGCGGCGCATCGCGTCGGCCTGGGGGTGATTCTGGATGTGGTTTATAACCATGTCGGACCGGACGGAAATTATCTGAAGGAATTTTCCACCGACTATTTCACCGACAGGTACGAGAACAATTGGGGGGAGGCCATCAATTTCGATGGCGAAAAGGCAAATCCGGTCCGCGAATTTTTTCTCACCAACGCCGCGTACTGGATTGAGGAGTACCATGTCGACGGGCTTCGGCTGGACGCCACTCAGGATATGTTTGACGCCTCTGCTGAACACATCCTGACAGCCATCGGCAAACGCGTGCGGGAAGCCGCGCGCGGGCGAAAGACCATCATCCTGGCGGAGAACGAGCCGCAAGTCGCGAAGCTGGTGCGTCCGGTCGAGAGCGGCGGCTACGGCTTGGACGCTCTGTGGAATGATGATTTCCACCACAGCGCCATGGTTGCGATGACCGGACGAAACGAAGCCTACTTCACCGACTACCTGGGCAAGCCCCAGGAGTTCATCTCAATGGTGAAGTACGGCTATCTCTACCAGGGGCAGCGGTACAAGTGGCAGAAGCAGCGCCGGGGCACGCCCGGCCTCGGGCTGCCGCCGATCAAATTCGTAAATTATATTCAGAATCACGACCAGATCGCCAATGCCGGTCGCGGTGAGCGGGTGCAGTTCCTGACCAGCCCCGGCCGGCTCAGGGCGATGACCGCGCTTATGCTGCTTGCGCCGGGGACTCCCATGCTCTTTCAGGGGCAGGAGTTCGCGGCATCCAGCCCGTTCTTCTATTTTGCGGACCACCACCAGCCGGAGCTGGCCAGACTGGTGCGGGATGGGCGGGCCAAGTCCCTGGCGGAATTCCGCAGCCTGGCCACGAGTGAGATGGCGCCGTATCTGGCCGACCCGGCAAATCCCGCTACCTTCGAGCGGTGCAAGCTGGATTTTAGCGAGCGCGATCGCAACCGCGGCGTATATGATATGCATCGGGACCTGCTGCGGCTGCGCCGCGAAGATCCCGTTTTCAGCGCCCAAACTTCGGGCGGTGTGGATGGGGCCGTGCTTGCCGATGCGTGCCTGTTGCTGCGTTTTTTCGGCCAAGGGGGTAGTGATCGCCTGCTCCTGGTCAATTTCGGAACGGATCTGCATCTGGATCCGGCGCCGGAGCCGCTGCTTGCACCGCCGGAGGGGATGAGATGGCAGATATTGTGGTCGAGCGAGGATCCCCGGTACGGTGGTACCGGTACGCCCGGTTTCGATTCCGAAGACAACTGGCGCATCCCGGGGCATGCCGCGGCTGCATTGCGCCCAACCCCTACGGAGCAAGAACGTCATGGATGA
- the cimA gene encoding citramalate synthase: MTFISIYDTTLRDGAQSEDLHLSTEDKIRIARKLDELGIAYIEGGWPVSNPTDLHFFKDIKNYDLKTAQVACFGSTHNPKGSPDNDPNLKAVLQARTEVVTLFGKTWDIHVQEALRTTLEHNLEIIAGSLAHVRPEVKELFFDAEHFFDGFKAHPEYALLCLRKAWEAGADVLVLCDTNGGCLPQEIGEIVTRVQEALPGAKLGIHTHNDSETAVASSLIAVANGAVQVQGTINGYGERCGNANLCSVIPSLELKMGCACLPEGHLSRLTATAHFVSEVANLKPFLRQPFVGNSAFAHKGGIHVSAVTRNPITYEHIQPELVGNKQRILLSDLAGRSNILFKAKQFGFHLEKDDPFVSELLAEIKQRESTGYEYAAAEASFELLLNQTLGRMRRYFTLLSFRVIDARHEDQAQPWAEATVMLKVGGVVEHTAAAGQGPVNALDHALRKALERFYPNLKEMRLLDFKVRVLSGRSGTASHVRVLIESGDAHSSWITVGVSHNIIEASWQALEDSMNYKLFKDDQRKLEQITTGK; this comes from the coding sequence ATGACCTTCATCAGCATCTACGACACCACCCTGCGGGACGGGGCCCAGTCCGAGGATCTGCATCTCTCCACCGAGGACAAGATCCGCATCGCCCGCAAACTGGACGAGTTGGGCATTGCCTACATCGAAGGCGGCTGGCCCGTATCCAACCCCACGGACCTGCATTTTTTCAAGGACATCAAGAACTACGACCTGAAAACCGCCCAGGTGGCCTGTTTCGGCAGCACCCACAACCCCAAGGGCTCGCCGGACAACGATCCGAACCTGAAGGCCGTGCTCCAGGCGCGGACCGAGGTGGTCACCCTGTTCGGCAAGACCTGGGACATCCACGTCCAGGAGGCCCTGCGCACCACTCTGGAGCACAACCTGGAGATCATCGCCGGCTCCCTGGCCCATGTCCGCCCGGAGGTCAAGGAGCTGTTCTTCGACGCTGAACACTTTTTCGACGGCTTCAAGGCCCACCCCGAATACGCCCTCCTCTGCCTGCGCAAGGCCTGGGAGGCCGGGGCGGACGTCCTGGTGCTCTGCGACACCAACGGCGGTTGCCTGCCCCAGGAGATCGGAGAAATCGTGACCCGGGTCCAGGAGGCCCTGCCCGGAGCCAAGCTGGGCATCCACACCCACAACGACTCCGAAACCGCGGTGGCCAGCTCGCTGATCGCCGTGGCCAACGGCGCGGTCCAGGTCCAGGGGACCATCAACGGCTACGGCGAGCGCTGCGGCAACGCCAACCTTTGCTCCGTGATACCCAGCCTGGAACTGAAAATGGGCTGCGCCTGCCTGCCCGAAGGCCACCTTTCCCGGCTGACGGCCACGGCCCATTTCGTCTCCGAGGTGGCCAACCTGAAGCCTTTCCTGCGTCAGCCCTTCGTGGGCAATTCCGCCTTTGCCCACAAGGGCGGCATCCACGTCAGCGCGGTGACCCGCAACCCGATCACCTACGAGCACATCCAGCCGGAACTGGTGGGCAACAAGCAGCGCATTCTGCTCTCGGACCTGGCCGGGCGCAGCAACATCCTGTTCAAGGCCAAACAGTTCGGCTTTCACCTGGAAAAAGACGACCCCTTTGTCTCCGAGCTGCTGGCCGAGATCAAGCAGCGGGAAAGCACCGGCTACGAATACGCCGCGGCCGAGGCGTCCTTTGAGCTGCTCCTGAACCAGACCCTGGGCCGGATGCGCCGCTACTTCACCCTGCTCAGCTTCCGGGTCATCGACGCCCGCCACGAGGACCAGGCCCAGCCCTGGGCCGAAGCCACGGTGATGCTCAAGGTCGGCGGGGTGGTGGAACACACCGCCGCGGCCGGACAAGGCCCGGTCAACGCCCTGGACCATGCTCTCCGCAAGGCCCTGGAACGCTTCTACCCCAATCTCAAGGAAATGCGCCTCCTGGACTTCAAGGTCCGGGTTCTCTCCGGCCGCTCCGGCACCGCGTCCCATGTCCGCGTGCTCATCGAATCCGGGGACGCCCATTCCAGCTGGATCACCGTGGGCGTGTCCCACAATATCATTGAAGCCAGTTGGCAGGCCCTGGAGGATTCCATGAACTACAAGCTGTTCAAGGACGACCAGCGCAAACTGGAGCAGATCACCACGGGAAAATAG
- a CDS encoding D-alanine--D-alanine ligase family protein, producing the protein MKKLKITIIYDAVEDELRQEAESKKKASLVCEQVEQVLIRRGHDVKRLAAESKIRAFATQIGQDDGDLIFNLCESIGGVSQFEQTVAALLEVLDKKFTGAGSIGLALAQDKELSKKIYHFHGIRYPRFSSMDSGKVEWSDDLRFPLFVKPLNEDASIGIDSGSVVHTVKELMERISYLQTELNAPALIEEFIEGREIYIGVLGNDKPEALPILEWDFSGVADGMPRIASSEAKWDEDSPYKDAPEVFPTDIPDTVCKRIQETAVQAFKALRLRDYGRVDMRLRRVTPMRPDEKSKGKAGKKIGGKGVAEKSTGVEKATTELDAWEFYVIEVNPNPHLDKNSEFAVAAQKHGLNYPDLIEKIVALAMERNA; encoded by the coding sequence GTGAAAAAATTAAAAATTACAATAATTTATGATGCCGTCGAAGATGAGCTCAGACAGGAAGCCGAAAGCAAAAAAAAGGCATCTCTGGTTTGCGAACAGGTGGAGCAGGTACTCATCCGGCGCGGGCACGACGTAAAGAGGCTTGCCGCCGAAAGCAAGATCCGGGCTTTCGCCACCCAGATAGGCCAGGACGATGGGGACCTGATCTTTAATCTGTGCGAATCAATAGGCGGGGTCAGCCAATTCGAGCAGACGGTGGCCGCACTGCTGGAAGTGCTGGACAAAAAATTTACAGGCGCGGGATCCATAGGTCTGGCACTTGCCCAGGACAAGGAACTCAGCAAAAAAATCTACCATTTCCACGGGATTCGATACCCCAGGTTTTCGAGCATGGACAGCGGCAAGGTGGAGTGGTCGGACGATTTGCGATTCCCTCTTTTTGTGAAACCACTCAATGAGGATGCTTCCATCGGAATCGACAGCGGCTCGGTTGTCCATACCGTCAAGGAGCTGATGGAACGAATCTCCTACCTCCAGACCGAGCTCAACGCCCCGGCCCTGATCGAGGAGTTCATCGAGGGGCGGGAGATCTACATAGGAGTTCTCGGCAACGACAAACCGGAAGCTCTACCCATTTTGGAGTGGGATTTTTCCGGGGTAGCAGACGGCATGCCAAGGATTGCCTCCAGTGAAGCCAAGTGGGACGAGGACTCTCCTTATAAAGACGCACCAGAGGTTTTTCCGACCGATATCCCGGATACGGTCTGCAAACGGATTCAGGAAACAGCGGTTCAGGCCTTCAAGGCGCTGAGACTTCGGGATTACGGCCGGGTCGATATGCGTCTGCGCAGGGTGACGCCGATGCGTCCGGATGAAAAATCCAAGGGCAAGGCCGGAAAGAAAATCGGCGGAAAAGGTGTCGCCGAAAAATCCACGGGCGTGGAAAAGGCAACGACGGAACTTGATGCGTGGGAGTTCTACGTTATCGAGGTCAATCCGAACCCGCACCTGGACAAGAACAGTGAGTTTGCAGTGGCCGCCCAGAAGCACGGGCTGAATTACCCGGACCTGATCGAGAAGATAGTCGCATTGGCCATGGAGCGGAATGCGTAA
- a CDS encoding cyclase family protein, whose translation MKIHDISMEIHPDLLVYPGNPAPRIDRYKSIQDEGINESSLFLGMHTGTHVDALLHIKEDGGSVADLPLESFYGPCVVLDMTRHGREITAEHLKNEDIHKDLIVLLKTENSLKGYVRFRKDYAHLTADGAAYLAEQRVKTVGVDYLSVEPFDSGMKVHQALVPAMTVFEGLDLREVSAGKYIFVGLPLRIKADGAPARAILIQPDGEPCNT comes from the coding sequence ATGAAAATTCACGACATCTCCATGGAGATTCACCCGGACTTGCTCGTCTATCCGGGCAATCCGGCGCCGCGCATTGATCGATACAAGAGTATTCAGGATGAGGGCATAAACGAGTCGTCCTTGTTTCTCGGCATGCATACCGGAACCCATGTGGATGCGTTACTGCACATCAAAGAGGACGGCGGCAGCGTAGCCGACCTGCCCCTGGAAAGTTTCTACGGCCCCTGCGTGGTGTTGGACATGACGCGGCATGGGCGGGAAATCACCGCGGAGCATCTGAAAAATGAAGACATCCACAAAGACCTCATCGTGCTGCTCAAAACGGAAAATTCCCTGAAGGGCTACGTCCGGTTCCGTAAGGATTACGCCCATCTGACCGCGGACGGAGCCGCCTACCTGGCGGAGCAGCGGGTAAAGACCGTGGGCGTGGATTATCTGAGCGTGGAGCCCTTTGACAGCGGTATGAAGGTCCATCAGGCCCTGGTTCCGGCGATGACGGTTTTCGAGGGGCTCGATCTGCGGGAGGTGTCCGCGGGGAAATACATTTTCGTCGGTCTGCCGTTGCGGATCAAAGCGGACGGCGCACCGGCCAGAGCCATCCTGATTCAGCCGGACGGCGAACCATGCAATACGTAA
- a CDS encoding BON domain-containing protein has product MLNFKKILGFGFVLIMLASLLGCQTPAGRTPGEFVDDSAITTRVKAALLADDSVKGLAIGVKTFEGQVNLTGAADTRQQKQRAEELAANVEGVHSVNNEIVVRNK; this is encoded by the coding sequence ATGTTAAATTTCAAGAAAATTCTGGGATTCGGTTTCGTTCTGATCATGCTTGCATCCCTGCTTGGATGCCAAACCCCAGCGGGACGCACGCCAGGCGAATTTGTTGACGATTCAGCCATCACGACGCGAGTAAAGGCGGCACTGTTGGCTGATGACTCGGTGAAAGGCCTCGCAATAGGCGTCAAGACTTTTGAAGGTCAGGTCAATCTGACCGGCGCGGCGGATACGCGGCAGCAGAAACAGCGAGCAGAAGAACTGGCCGCCAATGTGGAAGGTGTTCATTCGGTCAACAACGAGATCGTTGTCCGGAACAAGTAG
- a CDS encoding glycoside hydrolase family 15 protein — MNIQDYKPISDYGIIGNLKSVALIARDGAIDWCCLPRMDSPSVFGALLDARRGGFFRIGPAGGGRGNQEYVQESNVLKTSFELEGAVLTVTDFMPLDGDINGRNDAYAPPEIHRLIECRGGSVDVELLWCPRFDYAGKSVALERISGGWIARSEEDAMRLEGLESAEPGEDDHGPLIRARFRINPGESKAIVVRWGAEDGKNGYETALALKSTLECWNGWLHQEGSVMKQVWAGDQINMVIRSALVIKLMCIGDQGSIAAAPTTSLPEVLGGVRNWDYRYAWIRDAAMTGQALISIGHEAESVDLMRWFEEVSKTCKSCKRDLQIMYGLQGELELTEQQLEHLEGYKGSRPVNIGNEAYGQFQLEVYGELVSTAYELARRGHPLTDDISEFITWIADHVVEVWERPDFGIWEFRGEARHFVYSKAMAWVALDKALLLAKHYKLKGNVELWDETRTRIQEQVMEKGFDSELNAFVQSYGSKDMDAANLRLALVEFLPADDSKIQGTVNRIMKELMSDCLIRRYIADDGLPGEEGAFGLCTFWLVDVLALSGRIEEAEKIFRNIVQYANHLGLFSEQVDPKTGGFLGNFPQAFTHIGLINSILYLAYAKGLDVPVHDPIGTPGHREFRNNGDTAGNQ, encoded by the coding sequence ATGAACATCCAGGATTACAAGCCCATTTCCGATTACGGCATCATCGGTAATCTGAAAAGCGTCGCCCTGATCGCCAGGGACGGGGCCATCGACTGGTGTTGCCTGCCCAGGATGGACAGTCCCAGCGTTTTCGGAGCTCTCCTGGATGCCCGGCGCGGTGGTTTTTTTCGGATCGGTCCCGCGGGCGGAGGCCGCGGCAATCAGGAGTATGTCCAGGAAAGCAATGTCCTGAAGACCAGCTTTGAATTGGAGGGCGCCGTCCTGACGGTGACCGACTTCATGCCCCTGGACGGAGACATCAACGGGCGCAACGACGCCTACGCCCCTCCGGAGATTCACCGGCTGATCGAGTGCCGCGGCGGTTCCGTGGATGTTGAACTCCTGTGGTGTCCCCGATTCGATTACGCCGGAAAGTCCGTTGCCCTGGAACGCATTTCCGGCGGATGGATCGCCCGATCCGAAGAGGATGCCATGCGCCTGGAAGGCTTGGAAAGCGCGGAACCGGGCGAGGACGATCACGGCCCGCTGATCCGGGCCAGGTTCCGGATCAATCCCGGAGAGAGCAAGGCCATTGTCGTGCGCTGGGGCGCGGAGGACGGAAAGAACGGCTATGAAACAGCACTCGCGCTCAAATCCACCCTGGAGTGCTGGAACGGCTGGCTGCATCAGGAAGGCAGCGTCATGAAGCAGGTCTGGGCCGGGGATCAGATCAACATGGTCATCCGCTCGGCGCTGGTCATCAAGCTGATGTGCATCGGCGATCAAGGCTCCATTGCCGCGGCGCCCACCACCTCCCTGCCGGAAGTGCTCGGCGGGGTGCGCAACTGGGACTATCGCTATGCCTGGATCCGGGATGCGGCCATGACCGGTCAGGCCCTGATTTCCATCGGCCATGAAGCGGAATCCGTGGACCTGATGCGCTGGTTCGAGGAAGTTTCCAAAACCTGCAAGTCCTGCAAGCGGGACCTGCAGATCATGTACGGCCTGCAGGGGGAATTGGAACTGACCGAGCAGCAGCTTGAACATCTGGAAGGCTACAAGGGGTCAAGGCCGGTGAACATCGGCAACGAGGCATACGGTCAGTTCCAGCTCGAGGTCTACGGCGAGCTGGTCAGTACGGCGTACGAACTGGCCCGCAGAGGACATCCGCTCACCGACGACATATCCGAATTCATTACCTGGATCGCCGACCACGTGGTGGAAGTGTGGGAGCGTCCCGATTTTGGAATCTGGGAGTTCCGGGGAGAGGCGCGCCATTTCGTCTACTCCAAGGCCATGGCCTGGGTCGCCCTGGACAAGGCCCTGCTGCTGGCCAAGCATTACAAACTCAAGGGCAATGTGGAACTCTGGGACGAAACCCGGACCAGGATCCAGGAACAGGTCATGGAGAAGGGTTTTGATTCGGAACTGAATGCATTTGTCCAGTCCTACGGCTCCAAGGACATGGATGCCGCCAATCTTCGCCTGGCGTTGGTGGAATTTCTGCCTGCGGACGACTCCAAGATCCAGGGCACCGTGAACCGGATCATGAAGGAGTTGATGAGCGACTGCCTGATCCGACGCTACATCGCCGACGACGGCCTCCCCGGAGAAGAGGGGGCGTTCGGGTTGTGCACCTTCTGGTTGGTGGACGTACTGGCCCTTTCCGGGCGGATCGAGGAAGCCGAGAAGATCTTCAGGAACATTGTCCAATACGCCAATCATCTCGGCCTTTTTTCTGAACAGGTGGATCCGAAGACAGGCGGGTTTCTCGGGAATTTCCCCCAGGCCTTCACGCACATCGGCCTGATCAACAGCATTTTGTATCTGGCCTACGCCAAGGGGTTGGATGTGCCGGTGCATGATCCAATCGGCACTCCCGGACACAGGGAATTCCGGAACAACGGGGATACTGCCGGGAATCAATGA
- a CDS encoding amylo-alpha-1,6-glucosidase: MDDLIRVLDNCAFCDPESDPHLRKEWLVTNGLGGYASGTVTGAITRRYHGLLIAALPNPLGRTMMLNGLSERLRLPDRRVVYTGAKELADISPEATLDLTEFRLEAGLPVWRYEVDGFVLEKRLILPYRQNTVHVTYLLLSGKGKLRLGLRPAMHFRSHDAPVSEPPAPYYKLSVSEDQFEISGAADLPVLRLIVHGPSTAFTFDHKETSLIPYRTERDRGYEWQGSLWSPGYFRADLGEGDRTTLVASTEEWDTIRGLSPEGAFRAELDRRKMLLDAAPPQARTGPAAELVLAADQFLVTPVARLEDARVEGSGDEMCTVIAGYHWFTDWGRDTMISLEGLTLMTGRLNEAGRILRMFAQYVRDGLIPNMFPEGERDGLYHTADATLWFFHAIHRYVRITNDLATLKQVLPMLMEIIAQHRNGTRFGIGMDPKDALLRQGQQGYQLTWMDAKVGDWVVTPRRGKAVEINALWYNALRLMAEWLREEGQEADMRRMNETADRVQASFNQRFWHEKGGYLFDVVDVENGGNDDACRPNQIFAISLDHPVLDVARWKPVMDVVTDQLLTPVGLRSLAPGHPDYKAKYYGDLRSRDAAYHQGTVWAWLIGPYVDAWLKLNPGKGMDARRFLTGFVAHLDEACIGSISEVFDAEAPYTPRGCVAQAWSVAEVLRSWVNTD, from the coding sequence ATGGATGATCTGATTCGGGTTCTGGACAACTGCGCATTCTGCGATCCGGAATCGGATCCCCACTTGCGGAAAGAATGGCTGGTTACCAACGGCCTTGGCGGATATGCGTCGGGAACCGTGACGGGCGCCATCACACGTCGGTATCACGGACTGTTGATTGCCGCTTTGCCCAATCCGCTGGGCCGCACGATGATGCTGAACGGACTTTCCGAACGCCTGCGTCTGCCGGACCGCCGCGTGGTGTATACGGGGGCGAAGGAGCTTGCGGACATCTCCCCGGAGGCAACCCTTGACCTGACGGAGTTCCGGCTGGAAGCCGGACTGCCGGTGTGGCGCTATGAAGTGGATGGGTTCGTTCTCGAAAAACGCCTGATTCTTCCGTACCGGCAGAACACCGTGCACGTGACGTATCTGCTGCTCTCGGGGAAAGGCAAGCTGCGCTTGGGGCTGCGGCCGGCGATGCATTTCCGTTCGCACGATGCCCCGGTCAGTGAACCGCCTGCGCCGTACTACAAATTATCCGTCTCTGAAGACCAGTTTGAAATCAGCGGCGCCGCGGATTTGCCCGTGCTGCGGCTCATTGTCCACGGCCCCTCGACGGCATTTACGTTCGACCACAAGGAAACCTCCCTGATTCCCTATCGCACCGAGCGCGATCGCGGATATGAATGGCAGGGGTCTCTTTGGAGTCCCGGGTACTTTCGCGCCGACCTGGGCGAAGGCGACCGGACGACGCTCGTGGCATCCACCGAGGAGTGGGACACGATCCGGGGGCTGTCACCGGAAGGCGCGTTCCGTGCGGAGCTGGATCGTCGCAAAATGCTGCTGGATGCCGCTCCGCCCCAGGCACGGACTGGACCTGCCGCTGAACTGGTGCTTGCCGCCGATCAGTTCCTCGTCACCCCCGTTGCCAGACTGGAAGACGCACGCGTCGAGGGTTCCGGAGATGAAATGTGCACCGTTATCGCCGGATATCACTGGTTCACGGACTGGGGTCGCGATACCATGATCAGTCTGGAAGGACTCACGCTGATGACAGGGCGACTGAACGAGGCGGGCCGGATATTGCGAATGTTCGCCCAATACGTTCGCGATGGACTGATTCCCAATATGTTTCCCGAAGGCGAGCGGGACGGACTCTATCATACCGCGGATGCGACACTGTGGTTTTTTCACGCAATCCACCGGTACGTGCGGATTACCAACGATCTCGCGACGCTGAAGCAGGTGTTGCCCATGCTGATGGAAATCATCGCGCAGCACCGGAACGGAACGCGGTTCGGCATCGGCATGGACCCGAAAGACGCGTTGCTGCGCCAGGGGCAGCAGGGATATCAGCTTACCTGGATGGACGCCAAGGTGGGGGACTGGGTGGTGACGCCGCGTCGGGGCAAGGCGGTGGAAATAAATGCGCTCTGGTACAACGCGCTGCGCCTGATGGCCGAGTGGCTGCGGGAAGAAGGCCAGGAGGCGGACATGCGCCGCATGAACGAGACGGCGGATCGCGTGCAGGCATCTTTCAATCAGCGGTTCTGGCATGAAAAGGGGGGATATCTCTTTGATGTGGTGGATGTGGAAAACGGCGGCAATGACGACGCATGTCGGCCGAACCAGATATTCGCGATTTCCCTCGATCACCCGGTGCTTGATGTCGCGCGATGGAAACCCGTAATGGATGTAGTGACGGATCAGCTGCTTACGCCCGTTGGATTGCGGTCTCTGGCGCCCGGACATCCGGATTATAAGGCAAAATACTACGGCGACCTGCGCTCCCGCGACGCCGCATATCATCAGGGGACCGTGTGGGCATGGCTCATCGGGCCGTATGTGGATGCGTGGCTCAAACTGAATCCGGGCAAGGGGATGGACGCCCGGAGGTTTCTGACGGGCTTTGTGGCGCACCTGGACGAAGCCTGCATCGGTTCGATCAGCGAGGTATTTGACGCGGAAGCGCCATACACTCCGCGTGGTTGCGTGGCGCAGGCGTGGAGCGTGGCGGAAGTTCTGCGCAGCTGGGTGAATACGGACTGA
- a CDS encoding DUF2892 domain-containing protein, with the protein MNQTQVTDNRVTSPSEETEIRFEQIIPPSAVRVAKRTASHVQERIRLRTVENIARAISSPETIDTRLRELDREWDVERVLELNASLLILTGVVLGKYVNRKWLYLSLGVSGFLVQHALQGWCPPLPILRRMGIRTCQEIEQERHALKMIRGDTTHMPENVDPRRQAEELLSLQER; encoded by the coding sequence ATGAATCAGACACAGGTAACCGATAATCGTGTAACTTCCCCCTCCGAAGAAACAGAGATCAGATTCGAACAGATAATTCCTCCTTCGGCCGTCCGGGTTGCCAAACGTACCGCTTCCCACGTGCAGGAAAGGATCCGGTTGCGCACCGTGGAGAATATTGCCCGGGCGATCTCCTCGCCAGAGACGATCGATACCCGCTTGAGGGAACTCGACCGGGAATGGGATGTCGAACGCGTGCTGGAGCTCAACGCCTCGCTGCTGATCTTGACCGGCGTGGTCCTCGGTAAATACGTCAACCGCAAGTGGCTTTATCTGTCCCTGGGAGTGTCGGGTTTCCTCGTCCAGCATGCCCTGCAGGGATGGTGCCCGCCCTTGCCGATCCTCCGGCGGATGGGAATCAGAACATGTCAGGAAATAGAGCAGGAGCGCCATGCCCTCAAGATGATTCGCGGCGACACCACCCATATGCCGGAGAATGTCGATCCGCGGCGCCAGGCGGAGGAACTGCTGAGCCTTCAGGAACGGTAG